The window aatttaattcaatttagGCATTTTTGTTCTTGTTGGCATAACTCAAGCCAGTTATTCAATGTTTTTCAACCTTTTATATTCAGACATGCCCAACCATGAGTTTGATGAAGCTGTAAACACCATGCAAAGCTCCATCCAGGATGAGGTATTTTTGTTAACACCAAAGTATGCCATATTACTCTGTtagatttgtattttattgcttattgtttgccattaactgtgcggagagAAAGTTACGATACTAACCGTTATAGTTATAGGGCAGTAAAgacacatgctcacgaacaaaTAACAAACACGAAAAAGTGGCGAAGCTCAAGGACTTAAAGCACACAAGATAGAAATAATAGAATTGCGCTTTAAGACGGTAGGTTaacatggccaccaaacccataAAATAGTTCCAAAGTGTaacatatttacaaaaaatattacaaacagCAAAAACGTATTGGAAAATGTAGAAGACATGCTCACTAGCATCCAAGGCACTGACATTAACACCCGAAATGAAATATACAAAGTAACGTCGTTTGATTACAATTTTGTCGTGCACAGATTGCTGCTTCTACTGACTTGCTTGGTGACAAACTCGACATATCAATGTTGAAAAATGAATATTCTGCTGATGATGTGCAATATCAAAAGAAGATACAGGTTCGGAACTTTAAGATAAATCCTTAGATCCATTCAAATAGTTTTTGTAATCCATGGTGACGTTTTTCATGTTATAGAAAATGTACTGTTATAATGATGTTTATTTGTGTTCCAGAACCTTGAAAAACGTTACAGCCATGTGAGGAAAACAAGAGGTGATGGCAACTGTTTCTTTCGAGCTTTTGGATTTGGATATTTGGAACACATGCTAAGTGATAAGAAAGATTATCCAATGTAATATGCTTCAACTTATCTCATAGTTAAGAATTTTTAAGTGGTACTTCTTGCATGTGAGATATATGCACCAACATGTTTTGGCGATCgtcaaacaaatttaactCGTTGAGAATGAACTTCAAAgacttttttttcttcagctTTCAAGAAAATGCGTCAAATTCCTTCCAGAAACTTATGGATCTAAAATATCCCTCATTCACAGTAGAagacttttttgaaaatgtaatgTGCTTtggtagttttttttgcagacATATTAATACTTGACCTTTATTAGATAAATGACATTACATTGACGTCAAAACTTTTCAGTTTATTTCTGTCGTGAACTCTGTTAAAGAAGGGGTTTCTCATACTGAACTTCTAAACACATTCCGAGAGGAGGGAATgtcaaattattttgttgtcTATCTGCGGCTGATAACATCGTGTCAGTTGCAGAGCGATTCAGATTTCTACCAGAATTTCATCGATGGTGGAAAGACATTGGTCGAGTTCTGTAAAACGGTATGGTGTAGAAATGCTTTctaaagtttgattttagtTTTCATGTTGACGACTGATATGCATATTTGTCATCATCAATTCTGCTAATCAAAGCAAAACCTCATAAGTGTTAAATAGACAGTGTAATAATATAAAGTGTTGTTTATACAACAACTTAGACAATAGAAGATCCTAGACATAGGTTCAATCAGAAAATGGATGAATGTGTAACCGGTCACATTTGTAGGAAGTCGAACCGATGTATTTGGAGAGTGACCACATCCATATCATCGCACTGACCAGTGCACTAGGTGCTTCTGTTCGAGTCGCGTACATGGACCGCGGTGGGGACGACTTGAGTTTCCACGACTTCCCCGAAGATAGTCAGCCCACTCTACATCTACTGTACCGGCCTGGGCATTATGATGTCCTTTATCCCAGATAACTTGCATTGTCATATTTTTGCACCATTTTCTTTACTGTGATGTCATGTATTTGCAGTTCAACGCCTTTCCTTGCTGTATTGACATTGTTTTGTGTGACTAATCATAATAAACAGTTTTGCTGATAAAACTTTTGCCCTTCGCTGGAATTAGCAGTGCTTGCTGTCAATCTAAGAACAGCAAGGAACTGTTCACTCTTCAGCACCAGTGTTGTTTTACCAATCTCTTTACTTTTGCAACAACAATGACATGCATAGTGTTGTCATAATGGAGTTGGCACTGccaagattttaaaattggcCAAATATTTGGTAAAACAAGTAGAAAAAGATGTGAGAAATGTAACCAAAACTTATGCGTGAAGAAGGCAATTAGCATGTAACAGGTAGGAAAATAATTATGCCCTTGTTAGGAAATATGAAGTTCAGTTAAAGATCTCAATATCAAAAATGTTCCTGGCATTCATTTCCAAAATTAAGATGaaacctttaaaaaaaaattaagttactGTAACCACCAAAACTTTATGTCAGCGAAagttaattgcaaaaattacCCTCTCAAACTAAATTTTGAACCTTATTCATTTTTAAGTGGCGTTATTAAAGCGCGGTTACCAGAAAATAAAGTGGGCGTATTGAAGGTGTGACAGGACAACTGACAAAGAACTTACGAATCAGCTGTTCCTTGAGTACAAGGCCAACCTGGCATTAGACCAACACTAAAAGTAGACATTTTACATTGGTTTTTGTAACATAGTCTTCTGTTTTTGGCATGAGGCTACCGTTTTTAGGTAATGAAAAGATTAGTTCCTGCCGTAAAAAACGCTGCGTGAATTTGACGTAGAAAATGGGACACAACTGCCGATCTGAACTTCTCTAAATGCAGTGTCCTCCTTGTATTGTAGAAGAACCAGCAATTCCGTGCCAACAATAAGAGAAtggttgtaaatattttagtttagATTTAGGCTAAACTGCGAAATGATCagtgcattttttaaaagaaagcaAGTGCATGTAGGTGTTGCAggttttatgttttaatttaacttaattGTTGTGTTTGGTGTAATTTTGTGAGATGGGTCAGTCATTGTGGAAAGATTTTATGCCCCTTTCCTCGCAAGTGGATTGGTGTGAAAACAATTACGAAATTATTCCAATTGTGGCCGAATTCTGGAATACAGTATGTTTATAAAATGACTTTAGGCTAATTTGATATCATTAATGCATATGGTTAACCTACTGTCTGTAAAAATACTTAAGTAATATCTGAGCCCTATGTTCATACAATGCTACATTTTAGCAACAACTATCGCTCTAATTAGTGCAATGTGTTAAACTGTTTTAGATCAGCAACTCCATATTTTTCATCATTCCTCCAATACTGATATATTTGTTTAAGCAATATGCCAGGCAAGTCTGTGGATTGGTTAATTTGGTATGGTCTCTTCTCATTATTGTTGGTGAGTCAAGTTATCTCTAAAACTCTGCCTACCCTTTGTATGTTTTTCTATGTTTGTAGTAGGGTAAAATTGTATGAGAAACTTTTCTGTGTTTcctaaaacttaaaaacgTGTGTCTAGTGCAGaaatgcacaaccaaatgacgtcacaatttagATAGCCGAAGTCTAGTATAAAAATGCATCACATGGTCGGCACTTGTGCACTAGATCTGAAAAAAATGTGTCTTACGCAGAAGTGCGTaatcaaatgacgtcacaatttggcGTGACATCAATTGACGACATAAAAGTTTGAGTACCTGAATTCTAGTATGGAAAGGCTCCCTGTGGTtatgcacttgtatactagacccaaaaaACTGGCATGAAAATATGTCAACTATGTGCGattatttgaaattattcAATATATTTCAGCCAACTTCAGTGGGATTGAAGCTTTGTGGAGTCCATGTAACAACaataaaccaaataaatttttgtttaggtGCTGGatcagtttattttcattcgACGTTGAGTTTAGTTGGCCAGCTTATGGATGAGATCGCCATCTTGTGGGTATGTCTGGCTGCGTTGGGAGCTTGGCTGCCAAACAAATATCTTCCGTTATCCCTGCGTGACGATAGGTAAGATCAAGGACACATAAACATCATATGTACCTGAAAAT of the Clavelina lepadiformis chromosome 7, kaClaLepa1.1, whole genome shotgun sequence genome contains:
- the LOC143465050 gene encoding ubiquitin thioesterase otubain-like isoform X1, with amino-acid sequence MDNDRSHDNLKEQDYLKDMPNHEFDEAVNTMQSSIQDEIAASTDLLGDKLDISMLKNEYSADDVQYQKKIQNLEKRYSHVRKTRGDGNCFFRAFGFGYLEHMLSDKKDYPIFQENASNSFQKLMDLKYPSFTVEDFFENFISVVNSVKEGVSHTELLNTFREEGMSNYFVVYLRLITSCQLQSDSDFYQNFIDGGKTLVEFCKTEVEPMYLESDHIHIIALTSALGASVRVAYMDRGGDDLSFHDFPEDSQPTLHLLYRPGHYDVLYPR
- the LOC143465050 gene encoding ubiquitin thioesterase otubain-like isoform X2 → MLKNEYSADDVQYQKKIQNLEKRYSHVRKTRGDGNCFFRAFGFGYLEHMLSDKKDYPIFQENASNSFQKLMDLKYPSFTVEDFFENFISVVNSVKEGVSHTELLNTFREEGMSNYFVVYLRLITSCQLQSDSDFYQNFIDGGKTLVEFCKTEVEPMYLESDHIHIIALTSALGASVRVAYMDRGGDDLSFHDFPEDSQPTLHLLYRPGHYDVLYPR